A window of the Syntrophales bacterium genome harbors these coding sequences:
- a CDS encoding hotdog fold thioesterase, with translation MSQDIYKAIHARVKKEPFAKKLGMKLIEVSKGYSVVEMKLTKEMENIFGMTHGGAIFSLMDEAFETASNSHGTVAFALNMNVTYISAPRTGDTLRAEATEVSKTLRTGNYSIKVTDTKGDLIAVCQALVYRKKETLPFLGRDD, from the coding sequence GTGAGTCAGGATATCTACAAGGCGATTCACGCAAGGGTTAAAAAAGAACCTTTTGCCAAGAAGCTCGGCATGAAATTGATAGAAGTTAGCAAGGGCTATTCCGTTGTTGAGATGAAACTTACAAAGGAGATGGAAAATATCTTCGGCATGACCCACGGAGGAGCCATTTTTTCTTTGATGGATGAAGCCTTTGAAACGGCTTCAAACTCACACGGCACGGTGGCTTTTGCCCTGAATATGAATGTTACATATATATCGGCTCCGCGTACCGGGGACACTTTAAGGGCAGAGGCAACGGAAGTCAGTAAGACTTTGCGGACTGGAAATTATTCTATCAAGGTTACGGACACTAAAGGAGATCTGATTGCGGTCTGTCAGGCACTTGTTTACAGAAAGAAGGAAACATTACCGTTTTTAGGCAGGGATGATTGA
- a CDS encoding fumarylacetoacetate hydrolase family protein, whose protein sequence is MKIIHFLSEDGRELYGVFDQHQPGRACIIEGDIFGLFNATSELAKIKKILPPISPPNVLAMGLNYRRHADETGMEHPDIPVIFIKTTNTVIGPGSPIILPKAGPDEVDYEAELAIIIGKTTKNVSPQDAMHYILGYTCANDISARDWQIHKQKKQWARGKSFDTFCPLGPYIVTRDEIPDPDNLRIRAILNRKVLQDSNTSDMIFDVRTIVSDLSRSMTLLPGTVILTGTPEGVGFTREPPVFLKEGDVITVNIEKIGELTNPVKMEERVLMLNEKRNFKR, encoded by the coding sequence GTGAAAATTATACACTTTCTTTCTGAAGACGGCCGTGAATTATACGGGGTTTTTGATCAACACCAGCCGGGCCGGGCATGTATTATTGAAGGGGATATTTTCGGTTTGTTTAATGCAACGTCTGAATTGGCGAAAATAAAGAAAATTCTCCCGCCGATTTCCCCGCCCAATGTTCTGGCAATGGGACTTAACTACCGCAGGCATGCCGATGAAACCGGCATGGAACATCCCGATATTCCCGTAATATTTATAAAAACCACGAACACCGTTATCGGTCCCGGATCACCTATCATCCTTCCCAAGGCAGGGCCCGATGAGGTTGATTATGAAGCGGAACTCGCCATTATCATCGGCAAAACAACAAAAAACGTATCCCCTCAGGATGCCATGCATTATATACTCGGGTACACCTGTGCCAATGATATCAGCGCTCGAGACTGGCAGATTCACAAGCAGAAAAAGCAATGGGCACGCGGTAAGAGCTTCGATACGTTCTGTCCGCTCGGCCCATATATTGTGACCCGTGACGAAATTCCGGATCCGGACAATCTTCGCATCCGTGCCATTCTTAACAGAAAGGTATTGCAGGATTCCAACACTTCCGATATGATTTTTGATGTCCGGACTATTGTGAGCGATCTCAGCAGGTCTATGACACTGCTTCCCGGCACTGTTATTTTGACGGGAACTCCTGAGGGAGTGGGTTTTACCAGGGAGCCGCCCGTCTTCCTGAAAGAAGGTGATGTTATTACCGTAAATATTGAAAAAATAGGGGAACTTACAAATCCGGTAAAAATGGAAGAGCGAGTCCTGATGCTAAACGAAAAGAGGAATTTTAAAAGGTGA
- a CDS encoding MBL fold metallo-hydrolase, producing the protein MHVTNGLHAFMWRNPAANNCNTYLIDGSKKIIIDPGHLNYFANVGEGLAELHLSLDHIDVVITTHGHPDHIEAAQQFEKPALFAMSQLEYKFIKDIAGNYFKIPEPDFFLGEGDLTIGDNSFQVIVTPGHSPGSVCLYWPEQKALFTGDVIFNRGIGRTDLPGGDSKLLKESIKSISKLDVEYLLPGHGEIVVGAEAVQANFQMVENYWFNYL; encoded by the coding sequence ATGCACGTAACAAACGGCCTCCATGCCTTTATGTGGCGTAATCCTGCAGCCAATAACTGCAATACATATTTAATTGACGGTTCAAAAAAAATAATAATCGATCCCGGGCACCTGAATTATTTTGCCAATGTCGGTGAAGGGCTTGCTGAGTTACATCTTTCCCTGGATCATATCGATGTGGTCATTACGACCCACGGGCATCCCGATCATATAGAGGCGGCACAACAGTTTGAAAAACCTGCTCTTTTTGCGATGAGCCAATTAGAGTACAAGTTTATTAAAGATATTGCCGGTAATTACTTCAAGATTCCGGAACCGGATTTTTTCCTGGGAGAGGGGGATCTGACGATTGGCGACAACTCGTTTCAGGTCATTGTTACCCCCGGACATTCTCCCGGTTCAGTGTGCCTTTACTGGCCTGAGCAGAAGGCACTGTTTACCGGTGACGTGATTTTCAATCGGGGAATCGGCCGGACTGATCTCCCGGGTGGAGACAGCAAGCTTTTAAAAGAAAGTATTAAAAGTATCTCGAAACTCGATGTAGAATATCTGCTGCCCGGACATGGAGAGATAGTGGTCGGTGCCGAGGCGGTCCAGGCCAATTTCCAGATGGTTGAAAACTATTGGTTCAATTATCTGTAA
- a CDS encoding amidohydrolase family protein, whose translation MKVIDSHIHCGVENVNLPFELIKGYLAEGNIQGACFYAPVEDIYDRYDYHFEDNYSWIACRQRANRYLLDIQRSNEDIFAYFFVWNDFRKKELMKGYKGVKWHRHEHEPVYHYDDPRCEDFLQEVYRLQLPVVLEESFENTTYFVNRVAGQTPIIIPHLGGLNGGFSALLNSGIWDNETIYADTALASTREMSVFLEKYGSERLLFGSDFPFNSPHNELTKVKSLKLDEKDYRNVVSSNILKLMKVSG comes from the coding sequence ATGAAAGTTATTGATTCACACATCCACTGTGGCGTTGAGAATGTAAACCTGCCCTTTGAACTCATTAAGGGATATCTTGCTGAAGGGAATATTCAAGGGGCCTGCTTTTACGCTCCAGTAGAGGACATCTATGACCGTTATGATTACCATTTTGAGGATAATTACTCCTGGATAGCCTGCCGGCAGCGTGCTAACAGGTATCTGCTGGACATCCAAAGGTCGAACGAAGATATATTTGCATACTTTTTTGTCTGGAACGATTTCAGAAAGAAAGAATTGATGAAGGGATATAAAGGGGTTAAATGGCATCGTCATGAACATGAACCGGTTTATCATTACGATGATCCGAGGTGCGAGGATTTTCTGCAGGAGGTATATCGCCTTCAGTTGCCTGTTGTTCTGGAGGAATCTTTTGAAAATACAACATATTTTGTTAACAGAGTGGCGGGGCAGACACCGATTATTATTCCCCATCTGGGCGGTTTAAATGGAGGATTTTCTGCATTATTGAATTCGGGAATCTGGGACAATGAAACGATTTATGCCGACACGGCTCTTGCTTCTACGCGAGAAATGTCTGTTTTTTTAGAGAAGTATGGTAGTGAAAGACTTCTTTTTGGAAGTGATTTCCCCTTCAATTCCCCTCATAATGAATTGACCAAGGTGAAAAGCTTGAAACTCGATGAAAAAGATTACCGAAATGTTGTTTCCAGCAACATTTTAAAACTGATGAAAGTCTCGGGTTAG
- the kdsB gene encoding 3-deoxy-manno-octulosonate cytidylyltransferase: MKIICIIPARYKSSRFEGKPLADICGKPMIQHVYERVLKSATVSYAAVATDDEGIFAVVQKFGGNVIMTSPEHRTGTDRIAEAVSTIDNIEDTDIVVNIQGDQPIFEPIQIDEVAGPLLEDPSVDMSTLIYRIKRKEEITHPNAVKVVFDKDKFAIYFSRATIPYVRKSDSEVPYYKHHGIYAYRKSFLMTFTRLEEGYLERLEALEQLRAMEHGYRIKVVETPYDSVEVDTPEELERIKRLVNEREI, translated from the coding sequence ATGAAGATAATATGTATAATTCCAGCGAGGTACAAGTCCTCAAGGTTTGAAGGAAAGCCCCTGGCAGATATTTGCGGTAAGCCGATGATACAGCATGTCTATGAAAGGGTCCTGAAGTCGGCTACCGTATCGTATGCTGCCGTGGCTACGGATGATGAGGGAATCTTTGCGGTGGTTCAAAAATTTGGGGGCAATGTTATTATGACATCGCCTGAACACAGAACCGGAACGGATAGAATTGCCGAGGCCGTCTCAACCATCGACAATATTGAAGATACCGATATTGTTGTAAACATTCAGGGCGATCAGCCAATTTTTGAACCCATACAGATAGACGAAGTGGCAGGACCGCTTCTTGAAGATCCTTCCGTTGATATGAGCACTCTCATATACAGGATAAAAAGGAAGGAGGAGATAACTCACCCCAATGCAGTGAAGGTAGTTTTTGACAAGGATAAATTTGCCATCTATTTTTCCAGGGCTACCATTCCTTATGTAAGAAAAAGCGATTCAGAAGTTCCTTATTATAAGCATCACGGTATCTATGCATACAGGAAGTCTTTTCTGATGACTTTCACTCGTTTGGAGGAGGGGTATCTTGAGAGGCTGGAGGCCCTGGAGCAGTTGAGGGCGATGGAACATGGATACAGAATCAAGGTGGTTGAGACGCCGTATGATTCTGTTGAGGTGGATACGCCGGAAGAGCTGGAGAGGATTAAAAGACTGGTAAACGAAAGGGAGATTTAA
- the rfaD gene encoding ADP-glyceromanno-heptose 6-epimerase, with product MLIVTGGAGFIGSAFVWKLNSEGIDNIIIVDRLGTTDKWKNLVNGHFVDYFHKDDFLEMVCEDRVPFNVRGVVHMGACSSTTERDADYLMENNYHYSRTLAEWAMKKGIRFVYASSAATYGDGAKGFSDDDDMTLSLRPINMYGYSKQLFDLWVLRNKFHHKFAGVKFFNVFGPNEYHKGDMKSVVYKAYHQIAKTGTGRLFKSYRPEYNDGEQIRDFIYIKDCVEVLWWLLGKREVNGLFNLGTGRARTWNDLVTAVFSAMGRDPQIDYVEMPGAIRDQYQYFTEAKMEKLHATGCSVSFQSLEDAVHDYVVNYLEKNDQIL from the coding sequence ATGCTTATAGTTACCGGAGGTGCCGGATTTATAGGTAGTGCCTTTGTCTGGAAGCTCAATTCCGAGGGGATCGATAATATTATTATTGTGGATAGGCTCGGGACAACAGACAAGTGGAAAAACCTGGTTAACGGACACTTTGTCGATTATTTTCACAAAGACGATTTCCTTGAGATGGTATGTGAAGACAGGGTTCCTTTCAATGTTAGGGGAGTCGTCCACATGGGGGCGTGCTCTTCTACCACTGAACGTGATGCGGACTATCTGATGGAGAACAATTACCATTACAGCCGCACACTTGCCGAGTGGGCAATGAAAAAGGGTATCCGTTTTGTCTACGCAAGCAGTGCGGCAACTTATGGAGATGGGGCAAAAGGATTTTCAGATGATGACGATATGACTTTATCACTTCGTCCAATTAATATGTACGGTTATTCCAAACAGCTTTTTGATCTCTGGGTCCTCCGGAATAAATTTCACCATAAATTTGCCGGCGTTAAATTCTTTAATGTCTTCGGGCCGAATGAGTACCATAAGGGGGACATGAAGAGCGTCGTGTATAAAGCATACCACCAGATAGCCAAAACGGGCACGGGCCGGCTTTTTAAGTCCTACAGGCCTGAATATAACGACGGGGAGCAGATACGTGATTTTATCTATATAAAAGATTGCGTTGAAGTCCTTTGGTGGCTGCTTGGAAAGCGGGAGGTAAACGGGCTTTTTAATCTGGGGACAGGTCGTGCCCGGACATGGAATGACCTTGTTACTGCGGTTTTTTCAGCGATGGGCCGTGATCCGCAGATTGACTATGTCGAGATGCCGGGGGCGATTCGTGATCAATACCAGTATTTCACCGAAGCGAAGATGGAAAAGCTTCACGCAACAGGTTGTTCCGTTTCTTTTCAGTCACTCGAAGATGCGGTTCATGATTATGTTGTTAATTACCTGGAGAAGAATGACCAGATTCTATAA